ACCAGTGTAAGTCTGAATAGCCTTTAAAAAGAACCCGAGCACCAGTCCGGATGTAAGACCTGTTAAAACCCCGGCTTTCCAGGGTAATATGTGTTTTAGCGATTTTGGTGACTTAGCCAAATGTTCCGGCATATGCGAATCCTCCTTTCCATATGAAGTACAGCCTGATGTGCACAAAAGTCCGATTTTTCCAATCATGATCAAGGACCATTATATGCAAAATCAACTTCGATATCTAAAAAGAGTATGGTTTTCCGCTTAAAGGTTATACTTCATCCGATGGATTTGCGATGCTGGCTGAGCTAGAAGATATGCTGAAATGCTCAGTATGACACTCTTTTTGCGCAACTGGAAACAAATCCCTCGTCATAATCAGCCGAATTTTCCCGATCTTCTAAAAGAAGGTTATGGAAAACCTTCACGCCAAGTGATACAATACAAAAGTGAATAAGTCAAAATGAAACACTCAAGCGGATTCACTTATTGTGAAATTCGGTTTGCTTGTATGATGAGAGGGATTCGCTTGCGCAACCCGACTTATCTAAAGACATGAGGAGGACAAACCATGACTGACAAGAACGAAGCGATTCAAAAGGAAGAGAACAACACCATCGACAACCTGTCGATCACTACCGTACGTACACTGGCGATTGATGCAATCGAGAAGGCAAATTCCGGACACCCGGGAATGCCTATGGGCTCCGCTCCAATGGGGTACCAACTTTTTGCAAAAACGATGACACATAACCCGGACCACCCAACTTGGGTTAACCGGGACCGTTTTGTTCTGTCCGCAGGACATGGCTCCATGTTGCTGTACAGCTTACTTCACCTGAGCGGGTATGACCTGCCTATGGAACAATTGAAACAGTTCCGTCAATGGGGAAGCAAAACTCCGGGTCACCCGGAATTCGGACATACTGCAGGCGTTGACGCAACAACTGGACCACTGGGCCAAGGTATTGCAATGGCTGTAGGTATGGCTATGGCTGAAGCTCAACTGAGCGCAACATATAATAAAGACAAATTCAACGTAATCGACCACCACACTTACGCAATCTGTGGTGACGGTGACTTGATGGAAGGCGTATCCCATGAATCAGCTTCCCTGGCTGGACGTTTGCACCTGGGCAAATTGATCATGTTGTTCGACTCCAATGACATCACTTTGGATGGTAAATTGAACCTGTCTTCTTCTGAAAGCATCGCGAAGCGTTTTGAAGCTTATGGCTGGCAAGTGCTGCGCGTTGAAGATGGTAACGATCTGCCTGCAATCCAAAAAGCAATTGAGGAAGGTCAAGCAGATACGCTTCGTCCTACACTGATTGAAGTTAAAACTGTAATTGGTTACGGTAGCCCGAACAAACAAGGTAAAGGCGGCCACGGCGGTACTCACGGATCTCCACTGGGTGCAGACGAAGCTAAATTGACTAAAGAGTTTTACAAATGGGTTTACCAGGAAGATTTCCACGTTCCAACTGAAGTTCGCGAACACTTTGCACAAGTGAAAGATCGTGGTATCTCTGCTAACAAAGCATGGGACGAGAAATTTGCTGAGTACAAAAAAGCATTCCCTGAGCTGGCAGCTCAATTCGAAACGGCAATCAATGGCGACCTTCCAGAAGGTTGGGATCGCGATCTGCCTAAATATGCAGCAACAGACAAAGCTGTATCCACTCGTGTAGCATCCGGTAATGCACTGAACGGTTTGGCTCATAACGTGCCACAACTGACAGGTGGTTCTGCTGACCTTGAAAGCTCCACAATGACTCACTTGAACAACCTGGAGAACTTCTCACCTGAAGATTATTCCGGTCGCAACATCTACTTCGGTATCCGTGAATTCGGTATGGCTGGAGCAATGAACGGTATGGCACTGCACAGTGGTGTGAAAGTATTCGGAGGTACATTCTTCGTATTTACAGACTACCTGCGTCCAGCTGTTCGTCTGGCTGCCCTGATGGGTCTGCCTGTAACGTACGTCCTGACTCACGACAGTATCGCTGTTGGTGAAGACGGTCCTACTCACGAACCAATCGAGCAATTGGCATCCCTGCGTATCATTCCTAACCTGACAGTTATTCGTCCGGCTGACGGTAATGAAACTTCTGCAGCATGGGCTTACGCGCTTGAGAACAAGAGCAATCCGGTTGCACTCGTACTCACTCGTCAAAACCTGCCGATTCTGGAAGGTACCGTTGAAGGTTCACGTGAGAATGTGAAACGTGGTGCGTATGTTGTCTCTGATGCAAAAGACGGCAAAGCTGTTGCTCAAATCATCGCGACAGGTTCCGAAGTGCAACTGGCTGTCAAAGCTCAAGCAGCACTTGCTGAACAAGGCATCCAAGTTCGTGTAATCAGCATGCCGAGCTGGGATCTGTTCGAGAAACAGGACAAAGCATACAAAGAATCCGTCCTGCTTCCAGATGTTAAAGCGCGTCTGGCGATTGAAATGGCTCACCCAATGGGTTGGGAAAAATATGTCGGCGACCAAGGCGACATTCTCGGAATCAACACATTTGGTGCATCCGCGCCTGGCGACCGTGTTATCCAAGAGTATGGCTTCACTGTGGAAAACGTGGTTAGTCGCGTAAAAGCATTGCTGTAATAGCTTGAAAAATGCTGCAAGAGGGACAGTTAATTTCTGTCCTGCCGAGCAGTAAGTGATTTCCGGCAGAGAATGGGCGGGCAACCGCCCTGATCTGTTTTGCCTTTTGTTTTGATTAACTTCAGGGGGAGCGGGTACGCATGTCACAGTTTGATCAAGTCAGTGTAGTGAAAGAGGCCAACATTTATTATGAGGGCCAGGTAACTAGTAGAACGGTTATTTTGGGGGATGGCAGCAAGGTGACTCTGGGCATTATGCTTCCAGGCAGTTATGAGTTCGGTACAGATTCCCGTGAGATTATGGAAATTCTGTCCGGCGATCTGAGAGTATTACTTCCCGGAGAAGAAGATTGGCAAGAGATTCAAGGTCAAGCTACGTTCCACGTGCCTGCCGAATCCAAATTTAAACTGGAGATACGCAGCGTTACCGACTACTGCTGTTCGTACCCGGCGGAATAATACAAGAAGGGTAACCAGAACCGCGACTCGCGGATTCGGTTAACCCTTTTTGCTTCTTAAACTCTAACGACAAAGTTCGGGCTGCAAGCTTGTCAGCCCTGTGGATTTGAAGTATCCTTAGGCTAAGTTGTTTAGAATGGAAAACGGAAAAAAATACACTACCGATATCAGGAGGTTTTATAGATCATGGCAAAAAAAGTGGAGTTTGACTACAGCACTGCCCTGCAATTCGTCAATCAACATGAAGTGGACTATTTCGCTGAACCGATTCGTTTGGCTCACGAGCAGCTCCACAACGGAACGGGAACCGGATCGGATTATCTGGGCTGGATCGACCTGCCTACCGCTTATGACAAAGAAGAGTTCTCCCGTATTCAAAAAGCGGCTGCTAAAATCCAAAGCGATTCTGAAGTGCTGATCGTCATCGGTATTGGTGGATCATACCTTGGTGCACGTGCAGCGATTGAGATGCTTACGCACTCTTTCTACAACAACCTGCCTAAAGACAAACGCAAAACGCCTGAAATCTACTTTGCAGGAAACAACATCAGCTCCACGTATGTAACTCATTTGCTGGATCTGGTTGAAGGCAAAGACTTCTCCGTTAACGTTATCTCCAAATCCGGTACAACAACGGAGCCAGCAATTGCTTTCCGTATCTTCCGTGCAGCACTGGAGAAAAAATACGGTAAAGAAGAAGCTCGCAAACGTATCTATGCTACGACAGATAAAGAGCGTGGCGCACTGAAAAAACTGGCGAATGAAGAAGGCTATGAATCCTTCATTATCCCGGATGATGTAGGTGGACGTTACTCCGTTCTGACGGCTGTAGGTTTGTTGCCAATCGCAGCAGCTGGCATCAGCATCGAAGAAATGATGCAAGGTGCGGCTGACGCTTCTAAAGAATACAGCAACCCGAACGTAGCTGAGAACGAAGCATATCAATATGCAGCTGTTCGTAACGCACTGTATCGCAAAGGTAAAGGAACAGAAATCCTCGTGAACTACGAGCCATCCTTGCACTTTGTATCCGAATGGTGGAAACAGCTTTACGGAGAGAGTGAAGGTAAAGACTATAAAGGGATTTATCCTGCATCCGTTGATTTCTCGACTGACTTGCACTCCATGGGTCAATTCATTCAAGAGGGTAGCCGGAACATCTTCGAAACTGTGATTCAGGTTGCTGAAGTATCGGAGCATATTTCGATCGAAGCGGATCCAGATGATCTGGATGGTCTGAATTTCCTTGAAGGTAAAACGATGGACTTTGTTAACAAAAAAGCGTTCCAAGGAACACTGCTTGCACACACAGATGGTCAAGTACCAAACTTGATTGTGAACATTCCAGATATGTCTCCATATTCTTTCGGATATCTGGTATACTTCTTTGAAAAAGCATGCGGCATTAGTGGTTACCTACTGGGAGTCAATCCATTTGACCAACCAGGCGTGGAAGCTTACAAGAAAAATATGTTCGCTTTGCTGGGCAAACCAGGCTTTGAAGAAGAGAAAGCAGCGCTTGAAGCGAGACTTTCTGAATAATTCATCGGTCTGCTCATATAGTTAAATAAGGTAATGTAATTACATTCGGGGAGTCATTGTGAAGCAATGATTTCCCGGATGTTAAACCAAGGCAGTTCGTCCGCGTGCGCGCGGGGAACTGCTTTCTTGTAAAATGGATCAAATTGGTGGAAAGTTGGATAGGGATGATTGAACGTTATCGCACGGT
This window of the Paenibacillus marchantiae genome carries:
- a CDS encoding glucose-6-phosphate isomerase; this encodes MAKKVEFDYSTALQFVNQHEVDYFAEPIRLAHEQLHNGTGTGSDYLGWIDLPTAYDKEEFSRIQKAAAKIQSDSEVLIVIGIGGSYLGARAAIEMLTHSFYNNLPKDKRKTPEIYFAGNNISSTYVTHLLDLVEGKDFSVNVISKSGTTTEPAIAFRIFRAALEKKYGKEEARKRIYATTDKERGALKKLANEEGYESFIIPDDVGGRYSVLTAVGLLPIAAAGISIEEMMQGAADASKEYSNPNVAENEAYQYAAVRNALYRKGKGTEILVNYEPSLHFVSEWWKQLYGESEGKDYKGIYPASVDFSTDLHSMGQFIQEGSRNIFETVIQVAEVSEHISIEADPDDLDGLNFLEGKTMDFVNKKAFQGTLLAHTDGQVPNLIVNIPDMSPYSFGYLVYFFEKACGISGYLLGVNPFDQPGVEAYKKNMFALLGKPGFEEEKAALEARLSE
- the ppnP gene encoding pyrimidine/purine nucleoside phosphorylase; its protein translation is MSQFDQVSVVKEANIYYEGQVTSRTVILGDGSKVTLGIMLPGSYEFGTDSREIMEILSGDLRVLLPGEEDWQEIQGQATFHVPAESKFKLEIRSVTDYCCSYPAE
- the tkt gene encoding transketolase codes for the protein MTDKNEAIQKEENNTIDNLSITTVRTLAIDAIEKANSGHPGMPMGSAPMGYQLFAKTMTHNPDHPTWVNRDRFVLSAGHGSMLLYSLLHLSGYDLPMEQLKQFRQWGSKTPGHPEFGHTAGVDATTGPLGQGIAMAVGMAMAEAQLSATYNKDKFNVIDHHTYAICGDGDLMEGVSHESASLAGRLHLGKLIMLFDSNDITLDGKLNLSSSESIAKRFEAYGWQVLRVEDGNDLPAIQKAIEEGQADTLRPTLIEVKTVIGYGSPNKQGKGGHGGTHGSPLGADEAKLTKEFYKWVYQEDFHVPTEVREHFAQVKDRGISANKAWDEKFAEYKKAFPELAAQFETAINGDLPEGWDRDLPKYAATDKAVSTRVASGNALNGLAHNVPQLTGGSADLESSTMTHLNNLENFSPEDYSGRNIYFGIREFGMAGAMNGMALHSGVKVFGGTFFVFTDYLRPAVRLAALMGLPVTYVLTHDSIAVGEDGPTHEPIEQLASLRIIPNLTVIRPADGNETSAAWAYALENKSNPVALVLTRQNLPILEGTVEGSRENVKRGAYVVSDAKDGKAVAQIIATGSEVQLAVKAQAALAEQGIQVRVISMPSWDLFEKQDKAYKESVLLPDVKARLAIEMAHPMGWEKYVGDQGDILGINTFGASAPGDRVIQEYGFTVENVVSRVKALL